A portion of the Krasilnikovia cinnamomea genome contains these proteins:
- a CDS encoding acyl-CoA desaturase, giving the protein MTSVLVEPAPQAAGPKPLTEGPQQRGVLIALYAFVIVPFLAVFAAVPVAWGGWLSWTDVAIGSVFYLVSGLGITVGFHRYFTHGSFKAKRWLRVVLALAGSLAIEGNVIQWVADHRRHHAFSDLEGDPHSPWRFGTGYWALTRGLWHAHLGWMFSRELSNRTRFAPDLLADRDIRRVDQMFLPIVIFSTLGPALIGGLVTWSWQGALSAFFWAGIVRIGLLHHITWSINSVCHVYGERPFEMRAGDRASNFWPLALVSFGESWHNLHHADPTCARHGVLRGQIDISARLIWILEKFGAAHDVKWPRPERLAAKMVKAQS; this is encoded by the coding sequence ATGACTTCCGTTCTCGTCGAGCCCGCACCCCAGGCCGCCGGCCCCAAGCCGCTGACCGAGGGCCCGCAGCAGCGCGGAGTGCTCATCGCGCTGTACGCGTTCGTGATCGTGCCGTTCCTGGCGGTCTTCGCCGCGGTGCCGGTCGCCTGGGGTGGATGGCTCTCGTGGACGGACGTCGCGATCGGGTCGGTCTTCTACCTGGTGTCCGGTCTGGGCATCACGGTCGGGTTCCACCGCTACTTCACGCACGGCTCCTTCAAGGCGAAGCGCTGGCTGCGCGTCGTGCTCGCGCTGGCCGGTTCGCTGGCCATCGAGGGCAACGTCATCCAGTGGGTCGCCGACCACCGTCGCCACCACGCGTTCAGCGACCTGGAGGGCGACCCGCACTCGCCGTGGCGCTTCGGCACCGGCTACTGGGCGCTGACCCGCGGCCTGTGGCATGCCCACCTCGGCTGGATGTTCAGCCGCGAGCTGTCCAACCGGACCCGCTTCGCCCCCGACCTGCTGGCCGACCGCGACATCCGCCGCGTCGACCAGATGTTCCTGCCGATCGTGATCTTCTCGACGCTCGGCCCCGCGCTGATCGGCGGCCTCGTGACCTGGTCGTGGCAGGGCGCGCTGTCCGCGTTCTTCTGGGCCGGCATCGTGCGCATCGGCCTGCTGCACCACATCACCTGGTCGATCAACTCCGTCTGCCACGTGTACGGCGAGCGCCCGTTCGAGATGCGCGCCGGTGACCGGGCCTCCAACTTCTGGCCGCTGGCGCTGGTCTCCTTTGGAGAGAGCTGGCACAACCTGCACCACGCCGACCCGACCTGCGCCCGGCACGGGGTGCTCCGCGGCCAGATCGACATCTCCGCCCGGCTCATCTGGATCCTGGAGAAGTTCGGCGCCGCGCACGACGTCAAGTGGCCGCGTCCGGAGCGGCTGGCGGCCAAGATGGTGAAGGCCCAGTCATAG
- a CDS encoding TetR/AcrR family transcriptional regulator: MSAAQRREQLITIGRQLFAERGFDATSVEEVAARAKVSKPVVYEHFGGKEGLYAVVVDREVRALLDRIAAALTAGHPRELLEQAALALLDYIEEEPHGFRVLVRESPVLSPGGNFSSVMNDVAHQVEHILGAEFKRLGFDPKFAELYSQALVGMVALVGQWWREARKPKKDMVAAHLVNLAWNGLSHLEAKPALRTRKAR, encoded by the coding sequence ATGTCCGCGGCGCAGCGCCGCGAGCAGCTCATCACGATCGGTCGGCAGCTGTTCGCCGAGCGCGGCTTCGACGCCACCAGCGTCGAGGAGGTCGCCGCCCGGGCGAAGGTGTCCAAGCCGGTGGTCTACGAGCACTTCGGCGGCAAGGAAGGGCTCTACGCGGTCGTCGTCGACCGGGAGGTGCGGGCCCTGCTGGACCGCATCGCCGCGGCGCTGACCGCCGGGCACCCGCGCGAGTTGCTGGAGCAGGCCGCGCTCGCGTTACTGGACTACATCGAGGAGGAGCCGCACGGCTTCCGGGTGCTGGTCCGCGAGTCACCCGTGCTGTCGCCCGGCGGCAACTTCTCCAGCGTCATGAACGACGTGGCGCACCAGGTCGAGCACATCCTCGGCGCCGAGTTCAAACGGCTCGGCTTCGACCCGAAGTTCGCCGAGCTCTACTCCCAGGCCCTCGTGGGCATGGTGGCGCTCGTCGGGCAGTGGTGGCGCGAGGCGCGCAAGCCGAAGAAGGACATGGTGGCCGCGCACCTGGTCAACCTCGCCTGGAACGGCCTGTC